The following proteins come from a genomic window of Crassostrea angulata isolate pt1a10 chromosome 1, ASM2561291v2, whole genome shotgun sequence:
- the LOC128168352 gene encoding uncharacterized protein LOC128168352, translating to METCATIKLIDKVECFDFESVSDWFKAVRATSIMGFISLLVALVMTILKMFFMKDKKPIVLAAIGTAFIGDLFILISIAVYSSKVGDLTTSQITHDYHFAFVFCILAMLAAVGAGSVMVVDAVRTKSI from the exons ATGGAAACATGCGCAACAATTAAATTGATTGACAAAGTAGAGTGCTTTGACTTCGAGAGTGTATCGG ATTGGTTTAAAGCTGTACGGGCTACAAGCATTATGGGATTCATATCACTTTTAGTCGCTCTTGTAAtgacaattttgaaaatgtttttcatgAAAGACAAGAAACCAATTGTTTTGGCAGCAATTGGCACTGCTTTCATTGGAG atctCTTTATATTGATATCGATTGCTGTTTATTCCTCAAAAGTTGGCGACCTCACCACCTCTCAGATTACGCATGATTACCACTTCGCCTTTGTCTTCTGCATCCTGGCGATGTTAGCAGCGGTTGGTGCTGGATCTGTGATGGTGGTGGATGCAGTGAGAActaaatcaatttga